In the Hordeum vulgare subsp. vulgare chromosome 7H, MorexV3_pseudomolecules_assembly, whole genome shotgun sequence genome, one interval contains:
- the LOC123409337 gene encoding 60S ribosomal protein L27-like, whose protein sequence is MVKFLKPGKAVILLQGRYAGEKAVIVHVFEEGTRDRPYGHCLVAGLAKYPKKVIRKDSAKKTAKKSRDKVFLKLVNFTHLMPTLYTLDVDLKEVVSGAPDFLTTNDKKLTAAKSAKSKLEERFKTGKNRWFFTKLQ, encoded by the coding sequence atggtgaagttcctGAAGCCGGGCAAGGCGGTGATCCTGTTGCAGGGCAGGTACGCCGGGGAGAAGGCAGTGATCGTGCACGTGTTTGaggagggcacccgcgaccgcccCTACGGGCACTGCCTGGTCGCCGGCCTGGCCAAATACCCGAAGAAGGTGATCCGCAAGGACTCGGCCAAGAAGACGGCCAAGAAGTCCCGCGACAAGGTCTTCCTCAAGCTCGTCAACTTCACCCACCTCATGCCCACCCTCTACACCCTCGACGTCGACCTCAAGGAGGTGGTCTCCGGCGCCCCCGACTTCCTCACCACCAACGACAAGAAGCTCACCGCCGCGAAGTCCGCCAAGTCCAAGCTCGAGGAGAGGTTCAAGACCGGCAAGAACAGgtggttcttcaccaagctcc